The proteins below come from a single Pseudomonas chlororaphis genomic window:
- a CDS encoding PTS fructose transporter subunit IIA (phosphoenolpyruvate (PEP)-dependent, sugar transporting phosphotransferase system; catalyzes the phosphorylation of incoming sugar substrates concomitant with their translocation across the cell membrane; the phosphoenolpyruvate-protein phosphotransferase transfers the phosphoryl group from phosphoenolpyruvate (PEP) to the phosphoryl carrier protein HPr; HPr transfers the phosphoryl group to subunit A; subunit IIA transfers a phosphoryl group to subunit IIB; subunit IIB transfers the phosphoryl group to the substrate; part of the phosphoenolpyruvate-dependent sugar phosphotransferase system (PTS), a major carbohydrate active-transport system), translated as MLELTLEQISMAQTAVDKDAALQLLADKLVADGLVADGYLAGLQAREAQGSTFLGQGIAIPHGTPQTRDLVYSTGVRLLQFPEGVDWGDGQIVYLAIGIAAKSDEHLRLLQLLTRALGETDLGQALRRAGSAEALLKLLQGAPQELALDAQMIGLGVSADDFEELVWRGARLLRQADCVSNGFAGVLQQVEALPLGDGLWWLHSEQTVKRPGLAFVTPDKPIRYLGQPLSGLFCLASLGEAHQSLLERLCALLIEGRGHELGRATSSRKVLEVLGGELPADWPSARIGLANAHGLHARPAKILAQLAKSFDGEIRVRIADGQDSAVSVKSLSKLLSLGARRGQVLEFVAEPGIAADALPALLAAVEEGLGEEVEPLPPATMPEQSPMADVATVVLAPEAGSLIQAVPAAPGIAIGPAHIQVLQAIDYPLRGESAAIERERLQNALGQVRRDIEGLIERAKAKAIREIFITHQEMLDDPELTDEVDTRLKLGESAQAAWMGVIEAAAKEQEALQDALLAERAADLRDVGRRVLAQLCGVETPNEPEQPYILVMDEVGPSDVARLDPSRVAGILTARGGATAHSAIVARALGIPALVGAGEAVLLLAPGTSLLLDGQRGRLHVEPDAATLQRAKEERDTREQRLKLAAEQRHQPALTRDGHAVEVFANIGESAGVGSAVEQGAEGIGLLRTELIFMAHTQAPDEATQEAEYRKVLDGLAGRPLVVRTLDVGGDKPLSYWPIAKEENPFLGVRGIRLTLQRPQVMEAQLRALLRSADDRPLRIMFPMVGSVDEWRQARAMTERLRQEIPVADLQLGIMIEVPSAALLAPVLAKEVDFFSVGTNDLTQYTLAIDRGHPTLSAQADGLHPAVLQLIDITVRAAHAQGKWVGVCGELAADPLAVPVLVGLGVDELSVSARSIAEVKARVRELSLAHIQTLAQEALAVGSADDVRALVEAL; from the coding sequence ATGCTCGAGCTCACTCTAGAGCAGATATCCATGGCGCAGACAGCCGTGGATAAAGACGCTGCGTTGCAATTGCTTGCTGACAAACTGGTGGCCGATGGCCTGGTGGCTGACGGCTACCTCGCCGGCTTGCAGGCTCGCGAAGCCCAGGGCTCGACCTTTCTTGGCCAAGGTATCGCCATTCCCCACGGCACTCCGCAAACCCGCGACCTGGTCTACTCCACCGGCGTGCGCCTGCTGCAATTTCCCGAAGGCGTGGACTGGGGCGACGGGCAGATTGTCTACCTGGCCATCGGCATCGCGGCCAAGTCCGACGAGCACCTGCGCCTCCTGCAATTGCTGACCCGCGCCCTTGGCGAGACGGACCTGGGCCAGGCCTTGCGCCGGGCCGGGTCTGCCGAAGCGTTGCTGAAGCTGCTGCAAGGCGCGCCGCAGGAACTGGCCCTGGACGCGCAGATGATCGGCCTGGGCGTGTCGGCCGACGATTTCGAAGAGCTGGTATGGCGCGGCGCTCGTCTGTTGCGCCAGGCCGATTGCGTGAGCAATGGCTTCGCCGGTGTGCTGCAACAGGTCGAGGCGCTGCCCCTGGGCGATGGTCTGTGGTGGTTGCACAGCGAGCAGACGGTCAAGCGTCCGGGCCTGGCCTTCGTGACTCCGGACAAGCCCATCCGTTACCTGGGCCAGCCGTTGAGCGGCCTGTTCTGCCTCGCCAGTCTCGGCGAGGCCCATCAGAGCTTGCTGGAGCGGCTCTGCGCGCTGCTGATCGAAGGTCGTGGTCACGAATTGGGTCGCGCCACCAGCAGCCGCAAGGTGCTGGAAGTGCTCGGCGGTGAACTGCCTGCCGACTGGCCCAGCGCACGCATCGGCCTGGCCAATGCCCACGGCTTGCACGCGCGCCCGGCGAAGATCCTCGCCCAGTTGGCGAAAAGCTTCGACGGCGAAATCCGCGTGCGCATCGCCGACGGCCAGGACAGCGCCGTGTCGGTCAAGAGCCTGAGCAAGTTGTTGAGCCTGGGGGCCCGGCGCGGCCAGGTCCTGGAGTTCGTGGCCGAGCCAGGCATTGCCGCCGATGCGTTGCCGGCCTTGCTGGCGGCCGTCGAGGAAGGCCTGGGCGAGGAGGTCGAGCCGCTGCCGCCAGCAACGATGCCCGAGCAAAGCCCGATGGCCGACGTCGCGACCGTGGTGCTGGCGCCCGAAGCCGGCAGCCTGATCCAGGCCGTGCCGGCGGCGCCGGGTATTGCCATCGGCCCGGCCCACATCCAGGTGCTGCAAGCCATCGATTATCCGCTGCGCGGTGAATCGGCGGCCATCGAGCGTGAGCGCCTGCAAAACGCACTGGGCCAGGTGCGCCGCGACATCGAGGGGTTGATCGAGCGCGCCAAGGCCAAGGCCATTCGCGAGATCTTCATCACCCACCAGGAAATGCTCGACGACCCGGAGCTGACGGACGAAGTCGACACCCGCTTGAAGTTGGGCGAGAGTGCGCAAGCCGCCTGGATGGGCGTGATCGAAGCCGCCGCGAAAGAACAGGAAGCCTTGCAGGACGCCTTGCTCGCCGAGCGCGCCGCCGACCTGCGCGACGTGGGCCGCCGTGTGTTGGCGCAGTTGTGTGGCGTCGAAACCCCGAACGAACCCGAGCAACCCTACATCCTGGTGATGGACGAAGTTGGCCCATCCGACGTGGCGCGCCTGGACCCGAGCCGGGTGGCGGGGATCCTGACCGCCCGCGGCGGCGCCACGGCCCACAGCGCCATCGTCGCCCGCGCCTTGGGCATTCCCGCGTTGGTGGGGGCCGGTGAGGCGGTGTTGTTGCTGGCGCCGGGCACCTCGTTGTTGCTCGACGGCCAGCGCGGTCGCCTGCACGTGGAGCCCGACGCCGCCACCCTGCAACGGGCCAAGGAGGAACGCGACACCCGCGAGCAGCGCCTCAAGCTGGCCGCCGAGCAGCGTCACCAGCCGGCGTTGACCCGCGATGGCCACGCCGTGGAAGTGTTCGCCAACATTGGTGAAAGCGCCGGTGTCGGCAGCGCGGTGGAGCAGGGCGCCGAAGGCATCGGGCTGTTGCGCACCGAACTGATCTTTATGGCCCACACCCAGGCGCCGGACGAAGCGACCCAGGAAGCCGAGTACCGCAAGGTCCTCGATGGCCTGGCCGGCCGGCCGCTGGTAGTGCGCACCCTTGATGTCGGCGGCGACAAACCACTGTCGTACTGGCCGATCGCGAAAGAAGAAAACCCGTTCCTCGGCGTGCGCGGCATTCGCCTGACCTTGCAGCGCCCGCAGGTCATGGAAGCGCAACTGCGGGCCTTGCTGCGCTCGGCCGACGATCGTCCGTTGCGGATCATGTTCCCGATGGTGGGCAGCGTCGACGAATGGCGCCAGGCCCGGGCCATGACCGAACGCCTGCGCCAGGAAATCCCGGTGGCGGACCTGCAACTGGGGATCATGATCGAAGTCCCGTCCGCCGCATTGCTGGCGCCGGTGCTCGCCAAGGAGGTCGACTTCTTCAGCGTCGGCACCAACGACCTGACCCAATACACCCTGGCCATCGACCGTGGTCACCCGACCTTGTCGGCCCAGGCCGATGGCTTGCACCCGGCGGTGCTGCAACTGATCGACATCACCGTGCGCGCCGCCCATGCCCAGGGCAAGTGGGTCGGCGTGTGCGGCGAGCTGGCGGCTGATCCGCTGGCGGTGCCGGTGCTGGTGGGCCTGGGCGTGGACGAGTTGAGCGTTTCGGCCCGCAGCATCGCCGAGGTCAAGGCACGTGTGCGCGAGCTGAGCCTTGCGCACATTCAAACCCTGGCCCAGGAGGCATTGGCCGTGGGCAGCGCCGATGATGTGCGCGCATTAGTGGAGGCGCTGTAA
- a CDS encoding transcriptional regulator produces MKLSDIAQLAGVSVTTASYVINGKAEQQRISNATVERVRAVVEEHGFTPNPQAAGLRSRHTRTLGFILPDLENPSYARIAKLLEQGARARGYQLLIASSDDAPDSERQLLQLFRARRCDALIVASCLPAGDDSYQQLQAKGIPIIAIDRVMEPTQFCSVISDDRQASLHLTRSLLETNPRQIALISARPELSISQERTAGFRDALAGFEGQVLIEHGESFSRECGRQLMDEMLARLGHLPDALITTSYVLLQGVFDALHDFPLKSRPLRLGTFGDTQLLDFLPLPVNAMSQQHQLIAEKALELALAAIENNDYQPGVQAIARTFKQRIHQG; encoded by the coding sequence TTGAAACTCAGTGATATCGCCCAGTTGGCCGGTGTGTCCGTGACCACCGCCAGCTATGTCATCAACGGCAAGGCCGAGCAGCAACGCATCAGCAACGCGACCGTCGAGCGGGTGCGTGCGGTGGTCGAAGAACACGGCTTCACGCCAAACCCCCAGGCCGCCGGGCTGCGCAGCCGGCATACCCGCACGCTGGGCTTCATCCTGCCCGATCTGGAAAACCCCAGTTACGCACGCATCGCCAAGTTGCTGGAACAAGGCGCCCGGGCACGGGGCTACCAGTTGCTGATCGCCAGTTCCGACGACGCACCCGACAGTGAACGGCAATTGTTGCAGCTGTTCCGCGCCCGGCGCTGCGATGCGCTGATCGTCGCCAGTTGCCTGCCGGCCGGCGACGACAGCTACCAGCAGTTGCAGGCCAAGGGCATCCCGATCATCGCCATCGACCGGGTGATGGAGCCGACGCAGTTCTGCTCGGTCATCAGCGACGACCGCCAGGCCAGCCTGCACCTGACCCGCAGTTTGCTGGAAACGAACCCTCGGCAGATCGCCCTGATCAGCGCTCGCCCCGAACTGAGCATCAGCCAGGAACGGACCGCGGGTTTTCGCGATGCACTGGCCGGCTTCGAGGGCCAGGTGCTGATCGAACATGGCGAGTCTTTCAGCCGTGAATGCGGGCGCCAGTTGATGGATGAAATGCTCGCCCGCCTGGGCCACTTGCCCGACGCGCTGATCACCACGTCCTACGTGCTGCTGCAAGGGGTGTTCGACGCCCTGCATGATTTCCCGTTGAAGTCGCGTCCGCTGCGCCTGGGCACGTTCGGCGATACGCAGTTGCTGGACTTCCTGCCGCTGCCGGTCAACGCCATGTCCCAGCAGCACCAGTTGATCGCCGAAAAAGCCCTGGAGCTGGCACTGGCGGCCATCGAGAACAACGACTACCAACCTGGCGTGCAGGCCATTGCACGGACGTTCAAGCAGCGCATTCATCAGGGCTGA
- a CDS encoding hydrolase TatD, translating to MQLIDTHTHLDFPDFDADRPALLAESRALGVRQMVVLGVYRDNWQRVWDLVQSDPDLHAALGLHPVYLEQHGAEDVMHLRDWLARLAGHRQLCAVGEIGLDYYLQDLDRERQQALFEAQLNLAATFELPALIHVRRSHAAVIATLKRLANPRAGIIHAFAGSLEEAREYIKLGFKLGLGGAATWPQALRMHRVLAQLPLEAVVLETDSPDMPPAMYPGQRNTPAHLPAICQALAEIMAVPPEQLAKASTANARELFGW from the coding sequence ATGCAGCTGATCGACACCCATACCCACCTCGACTTCCCCGACTTCGACGCCGACCGCCCGGCACTGCTCGCCGAAAGCCGCGCCCTGGGCGTGCGGCAAATGGTGGTGCTGGGGGTGTATCGGGACAACTGGCAGCGGGTCTGGGACCTGGTGCAGAGCGACCCCGACCTGCACGCCGCACTGGGCCTGCACCCGGTGTACCTCGAACAGCACGGGGCCGAGGATGTCATGCACTTGCGCGACTGGCTGGCCCGCCTCGCCGGGCATCGACAATTGTGTGCGGTGGGCGAAATCGGCCTGGACTACTACCTTCAGGACCTGGACCGCGAGCGCCAGCAGGCGCTGTTCGAAGCGCAACTGAACCTGGCGGCAACCTTCGAACTGCCGGCGCTGATCCACGTACGCCGCAGCCACGCCGCCGTGATCGCCACGCTCAAGCGCCTGGCCAACCCACGGGCGGGGATCATCCACGCCTTCGCCGGCAGCCTCGAAGAGGCCCGCGAATACATCAAGCTCGGCTTCAAGCTCGGCCTGGGCGGCGCCGCAACCTGGCCCCAGGCCCTGCGCATGCATCGGGTACTGGCCCAACTGCCGCTGGAAGCGGTCGTACTGGAAACCGACTCCCCCGACATGCCGCCGGCCATGTACCCCGGCCAACGCAACACCCCGGCACACCTGCCGGCCATCTGCCAAGCCCTGGCCGAAATCATGGCAGTGCCCCCCGAACAACTGGCCAAGGCCAGCACGGCCAACGCCCGAGAATTGTTCGGCTGGTGA
- a CDS encoding chemotaxis protein: MKSLLWPAVALMNRLSFGMKFSLISVLFLVPMLVTNFFLVRDSYREFQGTQVELQSLDLLASSLALRRDLETLNNLVQINASLGQSGKAGDVEAKIGTLEQQVLARLQGMTAMAVEPEQVNAFDAKRDEMIAAFKAQQAESSLQSKSALIGKLLNSAQTFSQIIASQAGLSRDNQSDIRQLSELIVGMTPKVTQILGEGRALGASSLGLGFLNSASSTRFDELLAQIEKLQGEYEVKLQDTLGASQAAGQALAEQANGSKASLKKASELIEEQVVMADTLDAPWPAFYEQVSGLMAQTYRLNEATQDFLGVQLQHRLEQNRSHMVLQAVALAAVFLLIFYLYAGFYASTRTTLQHLGLMMDKVAAGDMTVNFVARSKDELGELGEVFNGTVAKIHDLIEQVGRTVAEVERQAGQVETVSAQSNQAVAGQRSQIELVATAMNQMSATAQEVARSAAAAVSSAHSVNDETLSGRGLVESQQGSIARLASEIDQSVQVINQLATDSQAISRVLDVIKSIAEQTNLLALNAAIEAARAGEQGRGFAVVADEVRTLAKRTQQSTEEIEAMITRLHGGVGAAVKAMGTSHEMANGTVGQSEKVQQALENILGAVGMIVDQNQQIAAAVEQQTAVAHDIDQNIVEINRAGERTAEGAHQTEDASRELSAQVVQLKQLINAFRV; this comes from the coding sequence GTGAAGAGTTTGCTCTGGCCCGCTGTCGCGCTGATGAACCGCCTGAGCTTCGGCATGAAGTTCAGCCTGATCAGTGTGTTGTTCCTGGTGCCGATGCTGGTGACCAACTTTTTTCTGGTACGCGATTCCTATCGGGAGTTTCAGGGCACCCAGGTGGAGCTGCAAAGCCTCGACCTGTTGGCCAGCAGCCTGGCCCTGCGCCGAGACCTGGAAACCCTGAACAACCTGGTGCAGATCAACGCCAGCCTCGGGCAGTCCGGCAAGGCCGGCGACGTGGAGGCGAAGATCGGCACCCTCGAACAACAGGTCCTCGCGCGGCTGCAAGGCATGACCGCGATGGCGGTCGAGCCCGAGCAGGTCAACGCCTTCGATGCCAAGCGCGACGAAATGATTGCCGCATTCAAGGCCCAGCAGGCGGAAAGCTCCTTGCAGAGCAAGAGTGCGCTGATCGGCAAGCTGCTCAACAGTGCGCAGACGTTCAGCCAGATCATTGCCAGCCAGGCGGGGTTGAGCCGCGACAACCAGAGCGACATTCGCCAGCTCAGCGAATTGATCGTCGGCATGACCCCGAAAGTCACCCAGATCCTCGGCGAAGGCCGGGCGCTGGGGGCTTCGTCGCTGGGGTTGGGGTTTCTCAATTCGGCGTCCAGTACCCGCTTCGATGAATTGCTGGCGCAGATCGAAAAGCTCCAGGGCGAATACGAGGTGAAACTGCAGGACACCCTGGGCGCCAGCCAGGCGGCCGGGCAAGCCTTGGCCGAGCAGGCCAACGGCAGCAAGGCCAGCCTCAAGAAGGCCAGTGAGCTGATCGAAGAACAGGTGGTCATGGCCGATACCCTCGATGCGCCGTGGCCGGCGTTCTATGAGCAGGTCAGCGGCCTGATGGCGCAGACGTACCGGCTGAATGAGGCGACCCAGGACTTTCTCGGGGTCCAGTTGCAGCATCGCCTGGAGCAGAACCGCAGCCACATGGTGTTGCAAGCCGTGGCATTGGCCGCGGTGTTCCTGCTGATCTTCTACCTGTACGCCGGTTTCTACGCCTCGACCCGCACCACCCTTCAACACCTGGGCCTGATGATGGACAAGGTGGCTGCCGGGGACATGACGGTCAATTTCGTCGCCCGCAGCAAGGACGAGCTGGGCGAGTTGGGCGAGGTGTTCAACGGCACCGTGGCGAAAATCCATGACTTGATCGAACAGGTCGGGCGTACCGTCGCGGAAGTCGAGCGCCAGGCCGGGCAGGTGGAAACGGTGTCGGCCCAGAGCAACCAGGCTGTTGCCGGACAACGCAGCCAGATCGAACTGGTCGCGACGGCGATGAACCAGATGTCGGCCACGGCCCAGGAAGTGGCCCGCAGTGCCGCGGCAGCGGTCAGCAGCGCCCATAGCGTCAACGATGAAACCCTGAGCGGCCGCGGCCTGGTGGAATCCCAGCAGGGCAGCATTGCCCGGTTGGCCAGCGAGATCGATCAGTCGGTGCAGGTGATCAATCAACTGGCGACCGACAGCCAGGCCATCAGCCGGGTGTTGGATGTCATCAAGAGCATTGCCGAGCAGACCAACCTGCTGGCGCTCAACGCCGCCATCGAGGCGGCCCGGGCCGGTGAACAGGGCCGGGGTTTTGCGGTGGTGGCCGATGAAGTGCGGACCCTGGCCAAGCGGACCCAGCAATCGACCGAGGAAATCGAAGCGATGATCACCCGCCTGCACGGTGGCGTGGGGGCGGCGGTGAAGGCGATGGGCACCAGCCATGAGATGGCCAACGGCACGGTCGGTCAGTCGGAAAAGGTCCAGCAGGCCTTGGAGAATATCCTCGGAGCGGTTGGCATGATCGTCGACCAGAACCAACAGATCGCCGCGGCCGTGGAGCAACAGACGGCGGTGGCCCATGACATTGACCAGAACATTGTCGAGATCAACCGCGCGGGTGAACGTACCGCTGAAGGGGCGCACCAGACGGAAGATGCCAGTCGTGAGTTGTCTGCGCAGGTGGTGCAGCTCAAGCAGTTGATCAATGCGTTTCGGGTGTAG
- a CDS encoding membrane protein: MSFLVLLLAVWIEKFSALRQRVQRDGGWLQELNKLEARPRWVNRPWLVLVVMVLLPVALLALLLWVLEPVAYGLLALPVHLLVVIYSLGRGDLLADLGPFRDAWRREDLQAATHVAKRDLDIEADDGDQLLERVQGHLLWQAYQSFFAVIFWYFLLGPVAALSYRLLALAAEHSHNAGVAERAGQLRHAFDWVPVRLLAASFALVGNFVAVSRVMLHELLNWNISAADLIDKVGLVAGEIPKPMAGPDGINSLDRLWELLLRAAVLWYAGFALWTVLA; the protein is encoded by the coding sequence ATGAGTTTTCTGGTGTTGCTGCTGGCGGTGTGGATCGAGAAGTTCTCGGCCCTGCGTCAGCGGGTCCAGCGCGATGGCGGTTGGCTGCAAGAGCTGAACAAGCTTGAGGCAAGGCCGCGCTGGGTCAATCGGCCGTGGTTGGTGTTGGTCGTGATGGTGCTGCTGCCGGTGGCGTTGCTGGCATTGCTGCTGTGGGTGCTGGAGCCGGTGGCCTATGGCTTGCTAGCGCTGCCGGTGCACTTGCTGGTGGTGATCTACAGCCTGGGGCGCGGCGATCTGCTGGCCGACCTCGGGCCGTTTCGCGATGCCTGGCGTCGCGAGGATCTGCAAGCGGCCACCCATGTGGCCAAGCGAGACCTGGACATTGAAGCCGACGACGGTGACCAACTGCTGGAGCGGGTCCAGGGGCATCTGCTGTGGCAGGCCTACCAGAGCTTTTTTGCGGTGATCTTCTGGTACTTCTTGCTGGGCCCGGTCGCGGCGCTCAGCTACCGCCTGCTGGCACTGGCCGCCGAACACAGTCACAACGCCGGCGTCGCCGAGCGTGCCGGGCAACTGCGCCACGCCTTCGATTGGGTGCCGGTGCGGCTGCTCGCGGCGAGCTTCGCCCTGGTGGGCAACTTCGTCGCGGTCAGCCGGGTGATGTTGCACGAACTGTTGAACTGGAACATCAGCGCCGCCGACCTGATCGACAAGGTCGGCCTGGTGGCCGGCGAGATCCCCAAGCCCATGGCCGGGCCGGACGGCATCAACAGCCTGGATCGGCTCTGGGAATTGCTGCTGCGCGCGGCGGTGCTCTGGTATGCCGGGTTCGCATTGTGGACGGTGCTGGCCTGA
- a CDS encoding N-acetyl-anhydromuranmyl-L-alanine amidase has protein sequence MQLDSASGWCEGVRHCPSPNFNARPEGEISLLVIHNISLPPAQFATGKVQQFFQNRLDVTEHPYFAGIADLRVSAHFLIERDGAVTQFVSCLDRAWHAGVSCFEGRETCNDFSLGIELEGTDDLPFTDAQYAALVALTRQLQAAFSAITVQRICGHSDIAPGRKTDPGPAFDWARYRAALTEGEGQ, from the coding sequence ATGCAGTTGGACTCCGCGAGCGGTTGGTGCGAGGGCGTGCGTCATTGCCCTTCGCCCAACTTCAATGCGCGCCCCGAGGGCGAGATCTCCCTGTTGGTGATCCACAACATCAGCTTGCCACCGGCTCAATTCGCGACGGGCAAGGTGCAGCAATTCTTCCAGAATCGCCTGGATGTCACGGAGCACCCTTACTTTGCCGGTATCGCCGACCTGCGGGTCTCTGCACATTTTTTGATCGAACGTGACGGCGCCGTCACCCAGTTTGTCTCTTGCCTGGACCGGGCGTGGCATGCGGGCGTCTCGTGCTTCGAGGGGCGAGAGACCTGTAATGATTTTTCCTTGGGCATCGAGTTGGAGGGCACCGATGATCTGCCCTTTACCGACGCGCAGTACGCGGCCCTGGTGGCGTTGACCCGGCAGTTGCAAGCGGCTTTCAGTGCGATCACGGTGCAACGCATCTGCGGACATAGCGACATTGCCCCGGGACGCAAGACCGATCCGGGACCGGCATTTGACTGGGCGCGCTATCGTGCGGCCCTGACAGAAGGGGAAGGACAATGA